CAAGGATTTATATTCTAATGGAGAGatacaataaagaaatgaaaaatggacAATATTAATTCAAGTATCGATAAGAGTTATGAATAAAACACTGTGACGAAAGATACATAGAATAGTGTTATAGTGATGAGGTAACTTGGAGACTGAGATGAGAACAACATGGAGCCAGCCATGTCAAAACTGGTGTGTagtcaggtacagtggcacattcccataatcccagcagcttgggaggctgagataggaggattgcaagtttagacccaacctcagcaaaatcgaggccctaagcaactcagtgagacctgtctctaaataaaaaatacaaaatagggctggggatgtggctcagtggttgagttcaatccctaatacatacaaacaaacaaccaacTAACCAACCAACCAGATTAGCAGATgtaaaggccctggggtgggaacAAGCATGGCAAGTTCAAGGAACAGGAAGGGCCTGTAAGGCTTTGCATTTTGGGATAAGGAGTAGAGTGGTTTGGGGTGAATGAGGAGAGGTTGGCAAGGACAGCACCTGTGTAGCTGTTGAAGGGGGTTGGGTTTTATTACGATGGGAAATGGGCAGCTGGTAGAGTCCTTGATTGGGAGAACTGACCAGGTTTGTTTGTAAAAGATGGTTTGGGCCTCTTTGTGCACAGTGAATTGTAGGATATTAAGGGTGGAGGCAGGGAGATGGCGGCGTGTGTCTATAAATTGTGGTTTGTGCTGGGGTGGTGGCAGTAGCAGTGGATAAGAGTGGACATATTCAGGCCATACTTAGGGGTTGCTGAAGGAACGAGAAATCAAAGGTATGCTTAAGATTGACAGAAGGAACAGGTTAGGTGAGGAGTGATTCTCAAGTTCTGTCTTAGGTACATTCTAGTGTCAGGTGTCTGAATGGAGGTGTAGATTGGGTATAGGTATGTGGAGCTCAGTAGAGTGGTCAAATTGATTGGTATTCGGAACTGTATCCCTGGTCATTTAAGGAGGAAAGataggattttgtttgtttgtttgtttgcacatattaattatacagaatggtgaACTTTGTTGTGGCAATTTAAACACGAATATAACATAAGAAAAGATAGGATGTCAAACCTTGAAACTGACCAAACCTGCTGGAGACTGTTCTTGTTTCTTCCTGAACTACCCCAGGGGTGGTGGGAAGTACAGGCTTTAAGTTCTTGAGCCAGCTTTCAAATCCATAAACTCTGCAATGCAATGATCACTTTGATTCTCAAATTGCATTTCCCATTCATTTTCTATGATTGGAAGCATTGGAGTGAGTCCTGAGAACACATATCTGTGGTTCACCCTGCCTGAGGATCTAACATATGTTGGAGGAAGAATCAGGCCTGAGATTCTGTGGAAAATTGCTTCTGGAGGAAGTGGGGAAGTAATGTTCTGTGTTGAGAGCTACTGTCTACTTCTTGGTTGACCatgagcaagttatttaaccctGAGATTTCATTCTGTTGCCTCTGAAACAGATTATAGCCCCCAGTTGCTAGAGTTGGCATAGATTGGGCCCTTGTTGCACATGCTCATTTTCCTTGCCCCTCCAAGGCTAGTGAAGATATGCCTGTGTGCTGCCCCCACTTGAGACTTGGGCCAAGCATCCTGCAGGCTGACGGTGGAGCAGGAGTTTGTCCCCATCCAGATGGGCTCTTAGGAGATGGTGGGAATGACTTTCAGGGGCTCTGCAGGACCCCAACTTCTCCAACAACCAGCTTCTTGCCTTGTCCTAGCAAAAGCGCAAAGGTGTAGAAGGGCTTATCGACATTGAGAACCCCAACCGGGTGGCCCAGACAACGAAAAAGGTCACGCAACTGGATCTGGATGGGCCAAAAGAGCTTTCAAGGAGAGAACGGTAATGTCTGCTGGGAAGTCTTGTGACAGCACACAGGCTGGGATGGGGGGTTGCTGAGGTGCTCGGTAGTTGGGGTATGGGGGTGCTCCAGCcatgttgtttgtttatttctgcttcatttcATCCACCAAAGGCTCTACAAtagcttctcaaaaaaaaattatatataaacacatttttgtttATCTATAGAGACATGTCAAGGGAAATAGACAGCAGATTCCAACCTGAACATTGCATTTGAAGTAATGGCCCAAGGACAAAAGGGATACCCTCTAGTCTCTGGCTACATCTTACTGTTTTGTTTACATCCATCCATGGTATTGTGGCCATGGGGTCTGGGGGATCTGAGCTAGCTAGAAGGCAGCACAGCCTAGTGCAGGGAAGTGTTGCTCAGCTGAGCCAGCTGCTCTGGGTATTTCCGAGTCCCATGTGAAAATGAAGCAGCCTTCCTTATGAGTTGTGTTAAAAGTTGAGATCTAGTACTAACGTAAGTCCTTGATAAGAagtggagtttttttgtttgtttgtttgtttttgttttgttttcctttctgatatGTAGTGCTGGGAATCTTGTATTGCTGTTCTGCCACTGACCTGCATCCCCAACCCCAGTGCCCTGACTTTTGATGGCCACCAGAGCCTTTAAGAAATGGAAGTCTACTGAGAAAAGCAGCCCTAGTTTCTCCTTATCAAGTTGCTAGGATTTCAGTTCATTATCCTGTGCGTACCCAGGATGCCTAGGAACATGTCTATGAAAACTCTGCAGGGAAGTCCCATGAACTTGAGATGTGGTTGGAGGCCACGAAGGACTCTCCTCATCTCCCTACCCCTCCAGTAGCTTCACCAGAAAGCCATTTGCACCACTGAGCTGGTGCTGGTCTTCCCAGAGAAGAAGGGCTTTAGTGCCCTTTAGTGGCACATTCTGCCACTTCACCACAGAGCACCCTTTCACAAGTCACTGCCCTTGCTGCTCCTGCCTTTTGGGTTGGGTTATCTCCTCAGTTCTGTAGCAGACTGTTTTGTCCAGTTTTCCGGGTGAGCCTTCTCATCCCACTCCTCATGGTTGTTACTCACCCATCTTCTCTCACTGGGTTTCGTGCCTTGTTTCTCAGTACTCCCCAGCCTTGTGGACTGTGAGGGCCTCTAAGAGGCCaactctctcccctcctctcctgccaAACAAGCTCTCCCCTCCTTCAACACTTGGCTTCTCCAGATGAGTGCAAATGGTACCCTGTGATTGCATACCCTGAAGGGCATCTCCTCAAGTTCAGAGTCTTTGGCTTGGGAAGAAAATACTCCTGTTTcttataaaatgtgattttcagTTCCTTGATCCAGGTCATTTTCTCTAGAACATGCAGTTCATTTGGTTTGGGTTAGCTTTTTTCACTGTGCCCACCAGACTAGTCATGAAGCCATCAGGCATCTTCCTGTGTTGCTGCAGCCAGACATTGTCCCCTCTCATGCCAAGGCTTTCTCACAGGGTTTGCCATCTGAGCTCATTCCTTCTGCTTGCTTATTTGCTGAGTGTCCATCAGACAGGGATCACAGAGCCAAGGCCCCTCCCTTAGCTGGAGCACCCTCTTCTACCTGGGCCCTAGTCCTGAGTGCTTAGCCTTCATTCTGGCTCCTACATCCAGTTCAGCTAACGGTGTGGGGAAGATGTCCCCTGAGACACCATTTTATCCAAACAGAGAGGAAATAGAGAAGCAGAAAGCAAAAGAACGCTACATGAAAATGCATTTAGCTGGGAAGACAGAGCAGGCCAAGGCTGACCTTGCCCGGCTGGCCATCATCCGGAAACAGCGGGAAGAGGCAgcgaggaagaaagaagaggagaggaaaggtaAGTCCCAGGGATGGTTACCTGCCTGTCTGGGCAAGCCACCAAACCTTTTACTTTTGTCCTTGTCCATGAGGTCAGAGTGGGTGAGGActgatgccgcagtctggctgggcacagaatcatgagccaccacacaccttgtagattcaaacagcaattctttattcccgaactcacaccggcctctacaaacacgttctgaggaaatccaagttctgcccgcaaaattcacatactccaccaggctttgaatcccagaACTGaaggggaactcaggcagcaggatgcgccctattcccagcaggaataaccttaaacctggaaccgccctaaacccagattgtcctaaaccaggaacgccctaaacccaaggagcaggatgctccctaaaacctgcaggatacaccctaaacctggatccgcccggatccaccctggtccttgagcagggtcacctttctcaaacatacatgcaatgcaATGTCACTGCGAATGTCCAAGGCaggtccatttccacgagtccttcctctaagcaacatggggtacgctggcaaggaaattgtcatacctacttggctaatggctctcagcagactGATAACTGCCTGACCAGCTTATCTAGTAGAGACTTACTCTGCATGTACAAGTAGAGAGGGAGGCCCCTGCTCACCACCCCTCAGGGTGCTGGAGGGTCCAGCAGCATTGTGGAGTCTCAGCAGAGCACTGAGAGCAGTCGCCTCACCGATGGCAGGAGGTCTTAGAGTGCCAGGTCAGACCTTTGAAGCTGAAAGGTCTTGCTAAGGTCTTTGGGGCCTTGTGAAGCCAGAACTGCCTGGAGTCACTATCATCCATCCACTGGGCTTGGGAGGTGGTGAATTCCAGCCCAGGTGCCTCTCTTCCTCATGCCCTACCAGAGGGAGGTCAGGGTGGCTATGGGGGCTTGGTtggtttataaacattttatttatttatttatttattttttgacagagcctcactaagttgctgaggctgtcctcaaatttgcaatcctcctgcctctgcctcccaagtcactgggattataggcctgtgccaccaaacctggctacagtctttttttttttttaatatttacttttttagttgatgaacctttattttattcacttatttatatgcagtgctgagaattgaacccagtacctcaaacatgtgaggcaagcgttctatcactgagccccagcctactttttctacttttttgtggtgctggggtttgaacccagggccttgttcatgcaaggcaagcactctaccaaatgagctatatctccagccccctacATTCTACTTTTTAACCATCTCTTCTGGGGCCCTGAAAGCCCTTAGAGATCCTGTTGTCCTGCCTCTTTGCCAAattatgaggaaactgagagtgGAAATGAGAAATCAGTTGCTCAGGAGCATTGTCACCCACACTGGAGATCTGATTATCCAGACTCAGCTTGCTTGACAAACTAAACAGGAAAGGACTTCATGTGTAACTATGTGAATGGTGTTACTGACTTGAGATTTTAACATTAGAACCCATGGAGAAAGGTTGGAATTATGGGGTTCTCCCCAGGATGCAGGGAGGAGTTTCCAGAACCCACTCGATTGCATATTAGTGGGTCTTTATGGATAGGGCAGCTTTTGATACAGTGACAGCAGTCACTCACTACTTGAGGAATGTCTAGGTGCCTGGGTCTTGGAACTTCAGCAGACTTCTCCTGCAGGGGTTGTCCACCTAGGCCCTTCTCTGGTCTCTCTGCCTTACTCCTATCTATGTACAGTGGTTTTTGAAGCCTCTCAGACATGAAGTTTTGGGGGTTGTAAGGGATGGATTTGTTTTGTTCTaactcctgccctcccctcccactcctcagcaAAAGACGATGCGACTTTGTCAGGAAAACGGATGCAGTCGCTCTCACTGAATAAGTAAGCACGGCTGTGGAGGAGAGGCCAGGGGCTGGGCCGTGCCGCCAGGACCCCTCCCGTGCCACCTGCCCTGCGCCCTGGTGCCGCTGCAGCAGCCCCTCACGACCAGGAGCCCCCCACGGCCTGGGGCCTCCTCTTCATCTTGGCACAGAAATCGTTTGGGGGggtgtggggggctggggggagggggcagctgcTATCTTTGAGACAGAAAGATGCAGGACAGCATTTCATATGTAACcatttgaatgtttttgctgttttttagAATTCAGAACCCtggttgggggggtggggggcgccAGGGAGGTGGGGTAAGAAGAGCTTCCATTTGTTCAGTAGATTGCACGTTAGTGGGTGGTCGTGCCAGGGGCAGCTGCTGATAAGTTTGTGACAACTAGCCCCAGTCTGTGTTGCCTGGGTGCTCACTAAGAGAGGCTCTTATCCAGGAGCCCGTGCTCCTGGGTCCCTGAGGGTCATGTCTGGTCCCTGGCCAGTCCCCTCTGACTGAggcctctcctctctgcccttcccTGTCTCATTCCCACCCATCTGGCCAGGGCTAGTGCCCATTTTTAACCCTACCCATTGATCATTTCAAGAAAACCTCTGTTTACTGTGCAGCACCCAGGCAAAACATGCTCCACAAATTCAACTTGTATATTTGGCAGATTAAACTTGACATTATCGTAAGCTTTGTTTTGCAATCTGTCTTTTGGCTCCTGTGCCCAAGCCATTTTTACTTATGGTGGCACTCAGGCAGGGCACGTAGCAAACCTTCTGTTGGGTAGCATGTGCAATATGCAGGGATTATTCCTGGTCCCACAGCAGGCTGGAACAGCATAGGCCACCTTCTCCAGGTGCCCCCTGATGGTAACAGCCTAATTCTGTGCTGGAAGAAGCTTCCCAAAAGCTGAGGGCTATCATCACATTTAGCTTTTACCGTATTTTATGGTGGGGACTGTCAGTGGGGAAACATTAGCAATGGGTTGTGCTACAGATTCACGTCTAGTGAAAGGTAACTGCACAGCACCTGTCCTGCCTCAGCACCCATCTGAAGCATTCTTTACCTTTGTGTTTGGTCCTGAAAGATTAGTGGGTCTGTTGATGTCGTGGGGTGCCACGCAGGGAGGGGTGTGGGTGGGAATGGTGTGGTTTGCCCGAGATCAGGCAAAATGATTTAGTAGCAGAAATGGTATTGAGCTCCTGACTCCCAGGAACTTCTTACAACATGCCTTGGGAACTGATGGAGAGATTCCACAGTGCCAGCATCTGCATTTTGCCCTAGTGTCCTGCAAATCCTGGCCCCTGAGGAGCAGGAATTCCTCAAGGGGCAATGTCTTCCTGCTGCCTGGAGATCATGTACCAGTTTCCCAGGCTCGTCTGTAGCCATGAAATGAAGTTCTCTGACAAGATGGAAGAAGGTGGTAGCTGTTTGGCCAGGTTCCCATTGCCGGCTCTGAAACTGGGCAGCAATGAGGTGGGTGCTGAAAGCCGGAGGAGGTCTGTAAATGGCTGGTGAAGAGTCAGGGCTTTGTAAGAATCCTCTGGTGCTCAAGGCAAGGACTTCCTGGTGTCTACAGGTCCAGGAGTATAGGTTTACAGTCTTGCCTGGATACCTGGGCGATGTGTGGACTAAAGCTCCTTGGACTGGAAGCATTTCTCTGTGGTTTTACCAGAGACCCTCTTAGCAGACACCCCTATAGTTGGGGTTTGGAAGTCAGACTTGTGTTTGAATCCTGGCTGTGCCACTTTCTGCCTGTGGGAGTTTGTAACATCTTTCTCTGGTATgtgttttggcagtgctgggaccTAAAGCATGGTAGGCCATgttactgagctataccccccaaccccattttcctctttaaaatgggCAGAACAGGTCCTTCCCAAGATGGGGACACAGTGTTTTGTGTCTGTTGGACTCCTCCAACTCTTGTACTACTAAGTCACCTAGTCTTTTACCTAGTCACCTAAGCCAGGTAGATATCCTAGCTGCCAGCCCCATTTCCCCTGCCCCACTGTGACATTCACACATAAATACTGCCGCAGCCTCCTCTTGGGCCTCTGGTCTAGTCTTTGGAATGCAAAGCTAGCTGTGGCCTGTGTGGTCCCAAGAGCTGCCAGGAGCTGGTGAGCCTTCCTGGCCTCACCTCATCCTTCAGTTCCCTGAAGGCCCCCACTTTTGCTCACCAGCCCTTGGTTCATGCTATGCCTTGGCTGGCACCTTCCCTCAGTCTCCTTTTCCTGAACTCTCCTGGGCACTGGGTTATCTGCCTTCCCCACCAGACTGTGAGCTTCACAATACCAACTCTGCCCTCATTGTCCCCTCAGTACCCAGCAGGGCTTGGCATAGGAAGGCCCAGCGAGTCTGTCAGGGTCCTAGTGACCACTGGTGATGTGTAGCACAGAGCGGGGTCCAGGGTCACCCTCCTTTCTGGACTGGGCCTGCTACCTGCCAGGCTTGGAGGAACCCAACCCTACCCTGTCAGTGCCCATGTAGTGCCTTTTCCTTTAGGGGAAGCACTTTGGAACCTGTGTCACTTCCATTATACACAAGCTGTTGGGGTTggagccagggcctcacacatgctgggaaagcactctaccactcagccccagcctctgaacctgtcctctgcctcctgcccccaccgAACAGCtgcgctggccttgaactctcaagtctgtctcagcctcctaagtaacttgattataagtgtgtgccactgtgcctagctccaCACCTGTTATTTTAAAGCCAATAC
The sequence above is drawn from the Urocitellus parryii isolate mUroPar1 chromosome 9, mUroPar1.hap1, whole genome shotgun sequence genome and encodes:
- the Pdap1 gene encoding 28 kDa heat- and acid-stable phosphoprotein, coding for MPKGGRKGGHKGRARQYTSPEEIDAQLQAEKQKAREEEEQEEGGDGAAGDPKKEKKSLDSDESEDEDDDYQQKRKGVEGLIDIENPNRVAQTTKKVTQLDLDGPKELSRREREEIEKQKAKERYMKMHLAGKTEQAKADLARLAIIRKQREEAARKKEEERKAKDDATLSGKRMQSLSLNK